A portion of the Carassius auratus strain Wakin unplaced genomic scaffold, ASM336829v1 scaf_tig00014207, whole genome shotgun sequence genome contains these proteins:
- the penkb gene encoding proenkephalin b: MKTLIVPVRSRWTLLLSAYLTLTARADCGEDCAYCSQQLPLQLIKIHSIECVVECEEHLNAGSSWSLCKRFMLNADNTPEGNRASKEIEHLDTHQHPVDKKYGGFMKRYGGFMKRYGGFMKRYGGFMKKTAELYGLEPEDVDHGRAILTNHDVEMLANQVESDGEREEAALTDVLDSKGEAQSVKGMAKRYGGFMKRGELYDLESGVKALQKRYGGFMRRVGRPQWWQESKRYGGFLKRSQDEVEDENSSEIEKRYGGFMGY; this comes from the exons ATGAAG ACCCTGATAGTTCCTGTAAGGTCCAGGTGGACACTGCTGCTGAGCGCGTATCTGACGCTGACTGCGAGAGCGGACTGTGGCGAAGACTGCGCGTACTGCTCGCAGCAACTGCCTCTTCAGCTCATAAAAATACACTCAATA gaatGTGTGGTGGAGTGTGAGGAGCATCTGAATGCAGGCAGCTCTTGGAGTTTGTGCAAACGTTTTATGCTGAATGCTGATAACACGCCTGAGGGTAACCGAGCATCCAAAGAAATAGAACACTTGGACACCCATCAGCACCCAGTAGACAAAAAATACGGTGGCTTCATGAAGCGGTATGGGGGTTTTATGAAGCGTTATGGAGGCTTCATGAAGCGTTATGGAGGATTCATGAAGAAGACTGCAGAGCTCTATGGGCTGGAGCCAGAAGACGTTGACCATGGCAGAGCAATCCTGACTAATCATGATGTTGAAATGCTGGCCAATCAAGTTGAGTCTGATGGTGAGAGGGAGGAGGCGGCTCTGACAGACGTCCTTGATTCAAAAGGAGAAGCACAGAGTGTAAAGGGTATGGCAAAACGTTATGGGGGCTTTATGAAGAGGGGAGAGCTTTATGACTTGGAGAGTGGGGTTAAGGCACTACAAAAACGATATGGGGGCTTCATGAGGCGTGTAGGTCGACCACAGTGGTGGCAGGAGTCTAAACGCTATGGAGGTTTCTTAAAACGATCCCAAGATGAAGTTGAAGATGAAAATTCATCAGAGATAGAAAAGAGGTATGGTGGATTCATGGGATATTAA